The following are encoded together in the Tetrapisispora phaffii CBS 4417 chromosome 5, complete genome genome:
- the MMM1 gene encoding ERMES complex subunit MMM1 (similar to Saccharomyces cerevisiae MMM1 (YLL006W); ancestral locus Anc_5.210), whose amino-acid sequence MDNAKDNKFNYDNLNELDDDEFLLGNSSNLDLDNGYSNNSNISLDDYINNVLPLHLEKIFREHNILQYNGNELDNSSLDQRSDSHNAYSHDTNYNRDGNVDDDDDDVMSKYNKLMEILNKPSNQLNYNNDYFYNNKMLQTKFNRSTFSTWSFVEGMIIGQCSVMIVIVLVMKFFFFSDESDSVTTTSYSISRSNSSSSNKFDKKNLTLSNQFLPSIVKRGGKDQNQVNNENFYRHSHLKTILEKTCYDVDTHIPESLDWFNVLIAQIIQQFREEALLKDNIVHSLNDYLTKRSDELPSYLDGIKITELDIGDDFPIFSNCRIQYSPNSNKKKLEAKIDIDLTDRIAIGIQTKLLLNYPKLRTAILPVDLTLSIIRFQACLTVSLTKAEDLVPTSDDSSVQGDDNAYYLMFSFLPGYEMEFDIGSLIGSRSKLENIPKISSLIEHHIKKWFCERCVEPRFQCIKLPGIWPRSKNTREEKVSTDDDISVFPEKDI is encoded by the coding sequence ATGGATAACgctaaagataataaatttaattatgataatttaaatgaattggaTGATGATGAGTTCCTTTTAGGTAATTCTTCCAACTTAGATTTGGATAACggatattcaaataattcaaacaTATCATTAGatgattatattaataacgTTTTACCATTGCatttagaaaaaatatttagagaacataatattttacaatataaTGGAAATGAACTAGATAATTCTTCCTTAGATCAGAGATCAGATTCTCATAATGCTTATTCTCATGACACCAATTATAATAGAGATGGAAATGTCGATGACGATGACGATGACGTGAtgagtaaatataataaattgatgGAGATTTTGAATAAACCTTCTAATCAactaaattataataatgattacttctataataataaaatgcTACAAACTAAATTCAACAGGTCAACCTTTTCAACCTGGTCGTTTGTCGAAGGTATGATTATTGGACAATGTAGTGTAATGATTGTCATTGTTTTAGTCATgaaattcttcttctttagtGATGAGTCAGACAGTGTAACCACTACCAGTTATTCGATAAGCAGATCTAATTCAAGTAgttctaataaatttgacAAGAAGAACTTGACTTTGTCAAATCAATTTTTACCTTCAATAGTGAAAAGAGGTGGTAAGGATCAAAATCAAGTAAATAACGAAAATTTCTATAGACACTCTCATTTGAAGACTATTTTAGAAAAGACATGTTATGATGTTGATACACATATTCCAGAATCACTAGATTGGTTTAATGTACTTATAGCCCAGATTATTCAACAGTTTCGTGAGGAGGCACTGTTGAAAGATAATATTGTTCACTCGCTAAATGACTATCTGACTAAAAGGTCAGATGAGCTGCCAAGTTATTTGGATGGCATAAAAATTACTGAATTAGATATTGGAGATGATTTCCctattttttcaaattgtagaattcaatattctccaaattctaataaaaagaaacttGAGGCAAAGATTGATATAGACTTAACTGATCGAATTGCCATTGGCATTCAAACAAAATTGTTACTTAACTATCCAAAACTAAGGACTGCAATTTTACCTGTTGATTTAACATTATCTATCATAAGATTTCAAGCGTGTCTAACAGTCTCGTTAACAAAAGCGGAAGATTTAGTTCCAACATCAGATGATTCATCTGTGCAAGGAGATGATAACGCATATTATCttatgttttcttttttaccAGGGTATGAGATGGAGTTTGATATAGGCTCTTTAATAGGCTCTAGATCTAAGCttgaaaatattccaaaaataAGTAGTTTAATTGAACAtcatattaaaaaatggttCTGTGAAAGATGTGTTGAGCCAAGATTTCAATGCATAAAACTTCCTGGTATTTGGCCAAGAAGTAAAAACACAAGAGAGGAAAAAGTTAGTactgatgatgatatttcaGTATTTCCAGAGAAAGATATATAA
- the LMO1 gene encoding Lmo1p (similar to Saccharomyces cerevisiae YLL007C; ancestral locus Anc_5.209): MKSTDKIKKILEDTKEDDAKLSFQDSVAFYKSLIVSADLSEIRYADLISTFFLVCDEDVLLNKVFVDQKSFQVIASIVNSVDYYKKPNIRIIEDIFNKLCRTFGKAVRSSGGFSYDFDKIYNNFIETDLIKNVFLLIDDISNNYILDDFLISFICTTLKGISLLFDILNRFLKNDTEKAIRYIFHDSNLLILNEGTHLFVKFLTDKTIKSTTNDILVPSLLSFSHITREIEFKGFWTDLLTKVASRLNKIFDYKIIFNPTGDNTSFKYYSHKDFQLSEYIDSMIFLNSYNLAFQKSVGEQLLFDKDNNFSIFDCLGCNSLILRKFISSFEEDALFQPLLAGLLLGKNLIMFELMNKFLKFWITSHANGTSKHDFLSIADLIEVTMHKLKKNISDDYASLKDDPSKLINTCIDFLNGIAYEEARNIQVHYVYRKHVLKWAPKMQNFEELLFGQVFDYVKHQKIVQLQKGFWFYTENPLRSNLENPKVSYLIISDNQRDILIREFDVKTTDKPYFINNEIICDSVDPINHKGVRKPKTKTITISFSEIKRFTTEKNILSKSNKMGTNDHKDSTSLNSVDKSVSSDRITDTSISVSDDFKRRNSTDNAFIKSLDRQKVISIKAVNNKEEPLIEFFFINNEDSLIDDLKFLLYSYDHEKIPVHSKAKKADYSEFKVLYLDDIMDPNTVNSPHLTMMNNIIRDLTLATQEQIKTLIHVRYNIKMINLSVVDTNKSKDEKTDTELVNVDEHDSNEDDVYNFDTLISLSKNTYYA, from the coding sequence ATGAAATCCActgataaaataaaaaaaatattggaagatactaaagaagatgatgcTAAATTGAGTTTCCAAGACTCCGTGGCTTTCTATAAATCCTTAATAGTTTCAGCAGACTTAAGTGAGATAAGATATGcagatttaatttcaacATTTTTTCTAGTATGTGATGAGGATGTCCTTCTTAATAAGGTTTTTGTCGATCAAAAAAGTTTCCAAGTTATTGCATCCATAGTAAATTCTGttgattattataaaaagcCCAACATCAGAATAATAGaagatatattcaataagCTATGCCGAACTTTTGGAAAAGCAGTAAGATCTTCAGGAGGATTCAGTTATGATTTTGAcaagatatataataatttcattgaaaCTGACTTGATAAAAAATgtatttttgttaataGATGATATctcaaataattatattttggatgattttttaatatcatttatatgTACAACTTTAAAAGGCATTTCGTTGctatttgatattttaaacagatttttgaaaaatgatacAGAGAAGGCTATTAGATATATCTTCCATGACTCAAATTTGCTCATACTTAATGAAGGCACAcatttatttgttaaatttCTAACAGATAAGACAATTAAAAGCACAACGAATGATATATTAGTTCCATCCTTACTGTCCTTTTCACATATTACTAGAGAAATAGAATTTAAAGGTTTTTGGACAGATCTTTTAACTAAAGTGGCAAGCagattaaataaaatttttgattataaaattatatttaatccAACAGGGGATAACACATccttcaaatattattccCATAAAGATTTCCAACTATctgaatatattgattctatgatatttttgaattcttaTAATTTAGCATTTCAAAAATCTGTCGGTgaacaattattatttgataagGATAAcaacttttcaatttttgattgcCTAGGTTGCAATTCACTTATCCTTAGAAAGTTTATTTCATCTTTCGAAGAGGATGCACTTTTTCAACCATTATTAGCTGGATTGCTGCTCGGTAAGAATCTTATTATGTTTGAATTAATGAACaaatttcttaaattttGGATTACATCACATGCAAATGGTACAAGTAAACATGATTTCCTTTCGATTGCAGATCTTATCGAAGTAACTATGCATAAActtaaaaagaatatttctGATGATTATGCTTCTCTCAAAGATGATCCTTCAAAACTTATCAATACTTGCATTGACTTCCTTAATGGAATTGCATATGAAGAAGCAAGAAATATCCAAGTTCATTATGTATATAGAAAACACGTCCTCAAATGGGCACCAAAAATgcaaaattttgaagagCTGTTATTCGGTCAAGTATTCGATTATGTTAAACATCAGAAGATTGTACAATTGCAAAAAGGGTTTTGGTTTTATACCGAGAATCCTCTAAGAAGCAATTTGGAAAACCCTAAAGTATCgtatttgataatttctGATAACCAAAGGGATATTCTAATAAGAGAATTTGATGTAAAAACCACTGATAAACCATATTTTATCaacaatgaaattatttgtGATTCTGTTGACCCTATTAATCATAAAGGTGTTAGAAAACCAAAGACCAAAACCATAACTATATCATTTAGTGAGATAAAACGATTCAcaactgaaaaaaatattttaagcAAATCCAATAAAATGGGAACTAATGACCACAAAGATTCAACCTCATTAAATAGTGTGGATAAGTCAGTATCAAGTGATAGAATAACTGATACTTCAATTAGTGTTAGTGatgatttcaaaagaagaaacagTACAGATAATGCCTTTATTAAAAGCCTTGATAGACAGAAGgttatatcaataaaagCTGTTAATAACAAAGAGGAACCACTAATAGagttttttttcattaataatgaagacagtttaattgatgatctaaaatttttattatattcttatGACCATGAAAAAATTCCAGTTCACTCAAAAGCAAAGAAAGCAGATTATTCAGAGTTTAAAGTCTTATATCTTGATGATATTATGGATCCAAATACTGTAAATTCACCACATTTGACAATGATGaacaatattataagaGATTTAACTTTGGCGACGCAAGAGCAAATCAAAACATTAATACATGTACGATACAACATTAAAATGATAAACTTAAGTGTAGTTGATACTAACAAATcaaaagatgaaaaaaCAGACACTGAACTTGTTAATGTTGATGAGCATGATAGTAATGAAGATGACGTTTACAACTTCGATACATTGATATCATTATCTAAGAACACATACTATGCATAA
- the COX17 gene encoding copper metallochaperone COX17 (similar to Saccharomyces cerevisiae COX17 (YLL009C); ancestral locus Anc_5.205), translating to MSTEQKNTNNSTEDKPKPCCVCKVEKEERDNCLLFNGQESGKCAEFIEKYKACMKGYGFEAK from the coding sequence ATGTCTActgaacaaaaaaatacaaataactCTACTGAAGACAAACCTAAACCATGTTGCGTTTGCAAAGTAGAAAAGGAAGAAAGGGataattgtttattatttaatggCCAAGAATCTGGAAAATGTGctgaattcattgaaaaatataaagcaTGCATGAAAGGTTATGGATTTGAAGCCAAATAA
- the MEU1 gene encoding S-methyl-5-thioadenosine phosphorylase (similar to Saccharomyces cerevisiae MEU1 (YLR017W); ancestral locus Anc_5.204) has protein sequence MTVSDLPTEFKKDIQLAIIGGTGLYNLEFLEPVAVLPNISTPWGVTSSPITISKYNGDSVNDKEFFVAFIARHGINHEHPPTKVPFRANIAALKFLKVKAILAFSAVGSLQQEIKPRDFVLPQQIIDRTKGIRESSYFNETGLVGHVGFGCPFSEAFAKYIYQFRDVLTNPESSEPCILHFDRDKTVICMEGPQFSTRAESKMYRSFGGDVINMSVLPEAKLARECELPYQMVCMSTDYDAWKDGEDPVTVETVIGNLSNNARNANALIAEIISGMAEEVPEFMINGDGLKGSIKMSITSKASVMSEDALNELKFLFPEYY, from the coding sequence ATGACTGTTTCTGATTTGCCAACTGAATTTAAGAAAGACATCCAATTGGCTATTATTGGTGGTACTGGTTTGTACaatttagaatttttaGAACCAGTTGCTGTTTTACCAAATATTTCCACTCCATGGGGTGTTACTTCTTCTCCAATAACAATCTCTAAATATAATGGAGATTCAGTAAATGACaaagaattttttgtaGCTTTTATTGCTAGACATGGCATCAACCATGAGCATCCACCAACTAAAGTTCCTTTTAGAGCTAACATTGCTGCTTTGAAGTTTTTAAAAGTTAAAGCAATTCTAGCATTCAGTGCCGTTGGTTCCTTACAGCAAGAAATTAAACCAAGAGATTTCGTTTTACCTCAACAAATCATAGATAGAACAAAAGGTATTAGAGAATCTTCTTACTTTAATGAGACTGGCTTAGTAGGTCATGTAGGTTTTGGTTGCCCATTTTCAGAAGCTTTCgctaaatatatttaccaATTTAGGGACGTCTTAACTAACCCAGAGTCTTCCGAACCATGTATTTTACATTTTGATAGAGACAAGACCGTTATCTGTATGGAAGGACCTCAATTTTCTACAAGAGCTGAATCAAAGATGTATAGATCTTTTGGTGGTGATGTTATAAACATGAGTGTGTTACCAGAAGCAAAATTAGCACGTGAATGTGAGTTACCATATCAAATGGTCTGTATGTCAACAGATTACGATGCCTGGAAAGACGGTGAAGATCCAGTTACTGTTGAAACTGTTATTggtaatttatcaaataacGCAAGGAATGCTAATGCATTAATTGCTGAAATCATTAGCGGAATGGCTGAAGAAGTCCCTGAATTTATGATTAACGGCGATGGTTTGAAGGGTTCAATTAAAATGTCCATCACTAGTAAAGCTAGTGTCATGTCAGAAGATGCTCTTAATGaactaaaatttttattccCTGAATactattga
- the POM34 gene encoding Pom34p (similar to Saccharomyces cerevisiae POM34 (YLR018C); ancestral locus Anc_5.203) — MEFKTPVRPLSNEQFRSLSEKIRKESPGLYRKNILTDPIKANYKKFDNGPDHEEKTQSIFSNVKVDDNIFNSVKNTAVSNNFNVESYLNTISQNEKNKPLDDDQLTVNNTIFGKTGLESKDVENKTDGRIYDNSSVDNDITVNSRIIGNYENPILTKLSERTVNKEVEFQKIITNILFYFILNLLKKSTVFFVSYTTMGQSLTSLVTNFIMNNKNSSFYSEFSKILSNNSNWLLSWLDCAVNCIIVLNVTLSIWNLTKKTDINDLELSSKQMALLGLDNNINNSNYLLHKQNNKPHLVTRNKVSSNKHDVEIELPINQSIDSNFDGGIVNQNTPYLFKSLQTPLKMKVQQNQLPPQSVISDKFATAFNYNHNLDLRKEILSRNNFNRNVSSLFGANKIDDDKNQGNNSSGYTSSNKYAYLMNSPSPRKRF, encoded by the coding sequence ATGGAATTTAAAACTCCAGTTCGTCCATTATCTAATGAACAGTTCCGTTCTCTAAGTGAGAAGATAAGGAAAGAATCGCCAGGGTTATATagaaagaatattttaacagATCCAATTAAAGCTAACTACAAGAAATTTGATAATGGTCCAGATCATGAGGAAAAAACACAATCAATTTTTAGTAATGTAAAAGTTGATGacaatatattcaattcagTGAAAAACACAGCGGTTTCGAACAATTTCAATGTAGAATCCTATTTGAATACTATAAgtcaaaatgaaaagaataAACCATTAGATGATGACCAGCTGACTGTAAATAACACAATATTTGGAAAAACTGGCCTTGAATCAAAAGATGTTGAAAACAAAACTGATGGTCGTATTTATGATAATAGTTCTGtagataatgatattaCTGTTAATAGTAGAATAATTGGAAACTATGAAAATCCCATTTTAACAAAACTTTCAGAAAGAACAGTAAATAAAGAAGttgaatttcaaaaaataatcacaaatatattattttattttattttaaatttgctTAAAAAATCAACTGTATTCTTTGTAAGTTATACAACAATGGGACAAAGTTTAACTAGTTTAGTgacaaattttattatgaaTAACAAAAACAGTTCTTTTTACTCTGAGTTTTCAAAGATATTATCTAACAATAGTAACTGGTTACTTTCATGGCTAGATTGTGCTGTTAACTgcattattgttttaaatgTAACTTTATCAATATGGAATTTGACTAAAAAGACGGACATTAATGACCTTGAACTGTCAAGTAAACAAATGGCTCTATTGGGATtggataataatattaacaattcaaattatttactgcacaaacaaaataataaaccaCATTTAGTAACGAGAAATAAAGTATCAAGCAATAAACATGATGTTGAAATAGAACTTCCTATTAATCAAAGTATAGATAGTAATTTTGATGGAGGTATAGTTAACCAAAATACTCCATATCTATTTAAATCTCTACAAACTCCTTTAAAGATGAAAGTTcaacaaaatcaattacCACCTCAAAGCGTAATCAGCGATAAGTTTGCAACTGCATTTAATTACAATCACAATCTAGATCTCAGAAAAGAAATCTTGAGTAGAAATAACTTCAACAGAAACgtatcttctttatttgGCGCAAATAAAATCGATGACGATAAGAATCAGGGAAACAATTCCTCAGGATACACATCTAGTAACAAATATGCgtatttgatgaattctCCCAGCCcaagaaaaagattttaa
- the TPHA0E03070 gene encoding HAD family hydrolase (similar to Saccharomyces cerevisiae PSR1 (YLL010C) and PSR2 (YLR019W); ancestral locus Anc_5.202) has product MGQSSSIFCCTTIDKHENNLSKEINKNKNIERITSMSAIKINNNTAQSHGTAHVANDVSNLSFVDKEVNKKLKESNHGIPDENITNSKLDNFDSLENKKRNNTSIIANERLNSTSTDISNKKNRYENISKINSKKFSGNNDSSVNNTSVILNENEDSDIDEYDDINKEKNDSYTYESKVIGNIAYDGLDIDGSSVETFITTENDPINIITNGSDSASDSNSHAIITTETATSSMSLSDSSSIQAQEANIPEFSSANSNSVVTQVNQNDPVMNNMSLNYAEINENNKMIDGNLIDLSKLQANQVSATGYETLLAPKEIKRFGRKKCLILDLDETLVHSSFKYVDSADFVIPVTIDNQTHHVYVIKRPGVDEFLKRVSELYEVVVFTASVSRYGDPLLNILDPANTIIHHRLFRESCYTYEGNYVKNLSQLGRPLNEIIILDNSPASYIFHPQHAIPISSWFSDIHDNELLDILPLLDNLANPDVLDVGNILDVTI; this is encoded by the coding sequence ATGGGTCAAAGTTCATCAATATTCTGCTGTACAACCATTGATAAACACGAAAACAATTTGAGTAAGgaaataaataagaataaaaatatcgaaCGAATTACTTCTATGTCTGCCattaaaatcaacaatAATACTGCTCAGTCACATGGGACTGCTCATGTTGCAAATGATGTTTCTAATCTTTCTTTTGTGGATAAAGAGGTGAACAAAAAGTTGAAAGAGAGTAATCATGGAATCCCTGACGAAAACATTACGAATTCtaaattagataattttgattcattggaaaacaagaaaagaaacaataCATCCATCATTGCGAATGAGCGTCTCAATTCCACTAGTActgatatttcaaataagaaGAACCGATACGAAAACATTTCTAAAATCAATTCTAAGAAATTTAGTGGGAATAATGATAGCAGTGTTAACAACACTAGTgttatattaaatgaaaatgaagacTCTGATATAGATGAGTATGATGACAtcaacaaagaaaaaaatgattcaTATACTTACGAAAGCAAAGTAATTGGCAACATTGCATATGATGGATTGGATATAGACGGTAGTTCAGTTGAAACGTTTATAACTACAGAAAACGATCCgattaatattataactAATGGATCCGACTCTGCATCTGATTCAAATTCACACGCTATAATCACGACAGAAACGGCTACAAGTAGTATGTCATTATCTGATTCATCCTCAATTCAAGCACAGGAAGCTAATATTCCTGAGTTCAGCTCAGCGAATAGTAATAGTGTAGTAACACAAGTGAATCAAAATGATCCTGTTATGAATAACATGAGTCTTAATTACGCAGAAATTAacgaaaataataaaatgatCGATGGAAATTTGATAGACTTATCAAAATTGCAAGCAAATCAAGTATCTGCAACAGGCTATGAAACTTTACTAGCtccaaaagaaattaagaGATTTGGCAGAAAGAAATGTCTAATTTTAGATTTGGATGAAACTTTAGTCCATTCTTCATTCAAGTATGTCGATTCCGCTGATTTCGTAATTCCTGTAACCATTGATAACCAAACACATCACGTCTATGTCATTAAGAGACCTGGTGTAgatgaatttttgaaaagagTGAGTGAATTATATGAAGTTGTCGTTTTTACAGCAAGTGTATCGAGATACGGCGATCCTTTATTGAACATTTTAGATCCAGCAAATACCATCATTCATCACAGATTATTTAGAGAATCATGCTATACTTATGAAGGTAATTATGTCAAAAATCTATCTCAATTAGGAAGACCTTTAAATGAGATTATTATTCTTGATAATTCTCCTGCTTCCTATATTTTTCATCCGCAGCATGCAATTCCAATTTCTTCATGGTTTTCCGATATACATGATAACGAATTATTAGACATATTACCTCTATTAGACAATTTGGCTAATCCTGATGTTCTTGATGTGggaaatattttagatgTCACAATATGA
- the SOF1 gene encoding rRNA-processing protein SOF1 (similar to Saccharomyces cerevisiae SOF1 (YLL011W); ancestral locus Anc_5.201) codes for MKIKTIKRSSDDYVPVKSTQESQMPRNLNPELHPFERAREYTKALTATKMERMFAKPFIGQMGYGHRDGVYTIAKNYNQLNKLASSSADGVVKYFNMSTREEICSFKAHYGLVTGLCVRPETSATNKNEHYMISCGDDKTVKLWSVDSNDFSNNKKDDTIHKGDGLLKTYYGDHAFFGLDHHRNNSTFVTGGAQIQLWDANRSKPISNLTWGADNVTSVKFNQTETDILASTGSDNSIVLYDLRTNSPTQKIRQSMRTNAICWNPMEAFNFVIANEDHNAYYYDMRNMSRALNVFKDHVSAVMDVDFSPTGDEIVTGSYDKTIRIYKTNQGHSREVYHTKRMQHVFQVKYSMDSKYIISGSDDGNVRLWRSKAWERSNVKSTREKNKLEYDEKLKERFKYMPEIRRISRHRHVPIVVKKAQEIKGIELNSIKRRETNERRTRKDLSFVSERRKQLVGAAFEYEDDNRKRKGKGSNKDEDADDVENEDI; via the coding sequence atgaaaataaaaactatCAAAAGAAGTTCGGATGACTATGTGCCAGTGAAGAGTACTCAAGAATCACAGATGCCTCGTAATCTAAATCCTGAGTTACATCCTTTTGAAAGGGCTCGTGAGTATACAAAGGCTCTGACTGCTACCAAGATGGAAAGAATGTTTGCCAAACCTTTCATTGGGCAGATGGGCTATGGTCATAGAGATGGTGTCTATACTATTGCTAAGaattataatcaattaaataaactaGCAAGTAGTTCTGCTGATGGTGTtgtcaaatatttcaatatgtCAACTAGAGAAGAGATATGCTCATTCAAAGCTCATTATGGTTTGGTTACTGGGTTATGTGTCAGACCAGAGACATCTGCcactaataaaaatgaacatTATATGATTTCTTGTGGTGATGATAAGACAGTAAAATTATGGTCAGTGGATAGCAATgatttttctaataataagaaagaTGATACCATTCATAAAGGTGATGGTCTTCTTAAGACTTACTACGGTGATCACGCATTCTTTGGTCTAGATCATCATAGAAATAATTCAACTTTCGTTACAGGTGGTGCACAAATTCAACTATGGGATGCAAACAGATCTAAACcaatttctaatttaaCATGGGGTGCTGATAATGTCACCAGCGTAAAGTTTAATCAGACAGAAACAGATATTTTAGCAAGTACAGGTAGTGACAACTCTATTGTCTTGTACGATTTGAGAACAAATTCTCCGACGCAAAAAATTAGACAAAGCATGAGAACTAATGCAATCTGTTGGAATCCAATGGAAGCATTTAATTTCGTAATTGCTAATGAAGATCATAATGCATATTACTATGATATGAGAAATATGTCTAGAGCACTAAATGTTTTCAAAGATCATGTGAGTGCAGTTATGGATGTTGATTTCTCCCCAACTGGTGACGAAATAGTTACAGGTTCTTATGATAAAACtattagaatatataaaaccAATCAAGGTCATTCCCGTGAAGTTTATCATACTAAAAGAATGCAACATGTCTTCCAAGTAAAATACTCAATGGATagtaaatatatcatcagTGGTTCTGACGACGGCAATGTTAGATTATGGAGAAGTAAAGCTTGGGAAAGATCTAATGTCAAGAGTACCCGtgagaaaaataaattagaatatGACgagaaattaaaagaaagattCAAGTACATGCCTGAAATCAGAAGAATTAGCAGACATAGACATGTTCCAATCGTTGTCAAGAAAGCACAAGAAATTAAGGGCATTGAGTTGAATTCTATTAAGAGAAGAGAAACAAATGAAAGACGTACAAGAAAAGATTTATCGTTTGTTTCAGAAAGAAGGAAACAACTAGTAGGTGCTGCATTTGAATATGAGGATGAtaatagaaaaagaaaggGTAAAGGATCAAAcaaagatgaagatgctGATGATgtagaaaatgaagatatcTGA